The Corallococcus silvisoli genomic interval GGAAGGCGACCTGCTGAAGATGGTCATCTACCAGATGAACCTGCTGGCGCCGGAGATGTCCCCGCTGGCCCAGGCCATCCTCGCGGGCGACCGCGCGCGGCTGGCGCAGCTCTTCCGGCAGGCGTCGCTGCAGCTGGACCTGGGCCAGTTGGAGAGCCCGCTCCAGACGGGGTTCTTCACGCGGCGGCTGCTGGCGGGCGCGGGCATGGAGCGGGCGCGCTCCGACCTCAAGTCGCTGGAGGACGAGCTGAAGGCGCGCGGGCTCCACACCGAGGGCGTGGAGATCGTCTCGCGCCACGTGGCGGCGGCGATGCGCAAGATTGAAGAGGCCGCGCGCCAGGAGGTGAAGCGCCAGTCCGAGGCCCGCATCCGCCGCCGCACGGACTCCGTGAAGGAGAAGCCGCTGCACCTGCTCACGCAGGCGGAGGTGGACCAGATGGAGGCCGCCGTCCGCACGCTGGCGGAGAAGCTCAAGAGCCGGATGATCCGCAAGCAGCGCTCGCACCGCCGGGGCTCGCTCAACGTCCAGCGCACCCTGCGCCGGAACATGCCGTGGGACGGCGTGCCCATGGTGCCCGTGTTCCGCACCCGCCGGCCCGAGCGCCCGGAGCTCGTCGTGCTCTGCGACATCTCCGACTCCGTGAGGAACGCGTCCCGGATGATGCTGCTGTTCATGCACACGATGCAGTCGCTGTTCGTGCGCGTGCGCTCGTTCGTCTTCGTGTCCGACGTGGGGGAGGTCACCCAGTACTTCAAGGACCTGGACGTGAGCGAGGCCATCGACGCGGCGACCACCGGGCGCACCGTGTCCATGAGCGCGAACTCCAACTACGGCCGTGCGCTGGCGGACTTCAGCCGCGACCACCTGGGCAGCATCACGCGCCGCACGACCGTGATGATCATTGGCGACGGCCGCAACAACTACAACGCGAACAACGCGTGGGCGCTCAAGGACCTGCGCCGCAAGGCCAAGCGCGTGCTGTGGATCTGCCCCGAGGAGCGGGGCAACTGGGGCATCGGCGACAGCGAGATGCTCACCTACGAGAAGCACTGCTCCCAGGCCGTGGTCGTCACCTCCGTGTCCGACCTGGCCCGCATCGCCGAACAGCTCGTCCCCGTCTGAACCCCTTTGCCCGAAGGTGCCCCATGGCTCCGTCCCTCTTCGACGACTACCAGGACGTCCCCAACGTGGAGACCGGCCCGGACTTCGACGCCGCCGACGACCGCACGCTGCGCATGGCGTCCCGGCCGGTCGACAGGCCGATGCTCGACGCGCTGGTCCGCTACCAGGAGACCTTCCTGGCGCACGTGGAGGCGGAGGCCGGCGCGGAGGCCATGGCCCGGGCGCAGGCGGCCGCCCTGGGCGCCAGCGGCCTGGACGTGAAGGCGGCGGAGTGGGGGAGCGCCGTCCTGCGCGCCTTTGGCGGGCGGCGTTGGACGGTGTCGCGGCTGCGCTCGAAGCTCGCGGAGCTGGAGGCGCGCAGCGGCCCGGAGGCGGAGGAGGTGCGCAAGCGCGTCCGGGACGAGCTGGTGAAGCAGGAGCGGGAGACGGAGGCCCTGGGGCGGCGGTACGGCGTGGAGACGGTCGCGCTCCTGCGCGAGCGCGAGGCGGAGCTGGTGGCGCTGCACACCCGGCTCACCCAGGTCCTCAGCCGGGGATGACCCGGCCCGTCCGCCCGGTTGCATTCCGCGTCCGGGCGTCGCATAACGGCCCGTTTTCCTTCAAGGCCCACCCATGAAGCGCTACTTCATCCACACCTTCGGCTGCCAGATGAACGTCAACGACTCGCTGCGGATGAGCGAGGCGTTGTCGAAGATGTCCTACGTGCCCACGCCGGAGCCAGACAACGCCGACCTCATCATCCTCAACACCTGCTCCATCCGGGAGAAGGCCGAGGACAAGATGCTGTCCGCGCTGGGGCGCTACCGCGCGGTGAAGGCCAGCCGGGGCGCCATCCTGGGCGTGGGCGGCTGCGTGGCCCAGCAGGAGAAGGACAAGCTGCTGAAGAAGGTCCCGTACCTGGACTTCGTCTTCGGCCCGGACAACATCGCGAAGCTGCCGGAGGTCATCGCCCGCGTGCAGGACGCGCGCGAGCGGGTGGTGGAGACGGCCTTCGTGGACTCCGAGGAGTACGTCTTCCCGCGCG includes:
- a CDS encoding VWA domain-containing protein, with product MDARIVEFAEVLRQNGVRVSTSEVQDALRATAEVGLTDRALFRSVLRTTLVKRELDVETFRRAFDFFFSGAARTFEAIDASLAKQLEDEGYLEGDLLKMVIYQMNLLAPEMSPLAQAILAGDRARLAQLFRQASLQLDLGQLESPLQTGFFTRRLLAGAGMERARSDLKSLEDELKARGLHTEGVEIVSRHVAAAMRKIEEAARQEVKRQSEARIRRRTDSVKEKPLHLLTQAEVDQMEAAVRTLAEKLKSRMIRKQRSHRRGSLNVQRTLRRNMPWDGVPMVPVFRTRRPERPELVVLCDISDSVRNASRMMLLFMHTMQSLFVRVRSFVFVSDVGEVTQYFKDLDVSEAIDAATTGRTVSMSANSNYGRALADFSRDHLGSITRRTTVMIIGDGRNNYNANNAWALKDLRRKAKRVLWICPEERGNWGIGDSEMLTYEKHCSQAVVVTSVSDLARIAEQLVPV